In the Chryseobacterium sp. MYb264 genome, one interval contains:
- a CDS encoding DegT/DnrJ/EryC1/StrS family aminotransferase: MKEDKILLSPPHMGGNELKYIQRAFDSNQISQYGSNIDEFENKLESYLGENSFVTAVSSGTAAIHLALRLLNVEQGDFVICQSFTFVATANPILYLKAIPVFVDSEYTTWNLCPNAVEDAIKYCLKKGKKPKAIIAVSLYGMPFMVDEIMEISRKYEIPVVEDSAEALGSKYKNRYCGTFGDLSIISFNGNKIITTSGGGILISRKASDKKNTLFLSTQAKDDKDYYSHSELGYNYRMGNISAGIGLGQMDVLEKRIEKRRENHDFYHKIIDRVKSINLFSEYDENFYSNYWLNTILITENDRFSAKKLKQKFSENHIETRYLWKPMHLQPLYKNYSFFGTGFCGTIFDSGLCLPSGTNLSEDEQWRITEVLNSEIN; encoded by the coding sequence TTGAAAGAAGATAAAATTTTGCTTTCGCCTCCGCATATGGGAGGTAATGAGCTTAAGTATATACAACGAGCTTTTGACAGCAACCAGATTTCCCAATATGGTTCCAATATAGATGAGTTTGAAAATAAGCTTGAAAGTTATTTAGGTGAAAACTCATTTGTTACTGCCGTATCATCCGGTACAGCTGCCATTCATCTTGCTTTGCGGTTATTAAATGTCGAGCAGGGAGATTTTGTAATTTGCCAATCCTTTACCTTTGTTGCCACGGCCAATCCTATACTTTACCTAAAAGCGATTCCTGTATTTGTGGACAGTGAATATACCACGTGGAATTTATGTCCCAATGCGGTTGAAGATGCGATAAAATATTGTTTAAAAAAGGGTAAAAAACCTAAAGCGATTATTGCTGTTTCATTGTACGGAATGCCTTTTATGGTTGATGAAATAATGGAAATTTCAAGAAAATATGAGATCCCGGTGGTTGAAGACAGTGCTGAGGCTTTGGGAAGTAAATATAAAAATAGGTACTGTGGGACTTTCGGAGATCTGTCAATAATCAGTTTTAACGGCAATAAAATTATTACGACATCAGGAGGTGGTATTTTGATTTCAAGAAAAGCAAGTGATAAAAAAAATACTCTCTTTTTGTCTACACAGGCAAAAGACGACAAAGATTATTATAGCCATTCTGAATTGGGGTATAATTATCGGATGGGTAATATATCTGCAGGAATCGGGCTTGGACAGATGGATGTTCTTGAAAAAAGAATTGAAAAAAGACGTGAAAACCATGATTTTTATCACAAGATTATTGATCGGGTGAAAAGTATAAATCTATTTTCGGAATATGATGAAAATTTTTATTCAAACTATTGGTTAAATACTATTTTAATAACGGAAAATGATCGGTTTTCAGCAAAAAAACTAAAACAGAAATTTTCTGAAAATCATATAGAAACCAGATATTTGTGGAAGCCTATGCATCTGCAGCCACTTTATAAAAATTATAGTTTTTTTGGAACAGGCTTTTGTGGTACGATTTTTGATTCCGGTCTTTGCTTACCGTCTGGAACTAACCTTTCCGAAGATGAACAGTGGAGAATTACAGAGGTTTTAAATTCAGAGATAAACTAA
- a CDS encoding regulatory protein RecX, producing MEKKSFTFNEIKLKLMNYCVYQDRCHAEVEQKMKEFLLIDEAKEEIMLYLLQENYLNEERFTRSYIRGKFYIKHWGKAKIKMNLKQKQISEKLINSCFDEIDEDDYLKTIRKIYEDYYAKQSGLKEYQRKSKTIKYLMGRGFEYEKINDIFD from the coding sequence ATGGAAAAGAAATCTTTTACCTTCAATGAAATAAAACTGAAACTGATGAACTACTGTGTTTATCAGGATCGTTGCCATGCGGAAGTAGAGCAGAAGATGAAAGAGTTTTTACTGATTGATGAAGCTAAGGAAGAAATCATGCTTTATCTTTTGCAGGAAAATTACCTTAATGAGGAGAGGTTTACCCGAAGTTACATTCGCGGTAAGTTTTATATTAAGCATTGGGGAAAAGCTAAGATTAAAATGAATCTTAAGCAGAAACAGATTTCTGAAAAGCTGATCAACTCCTGTTTTGATGAGATTGATGAGGATGATTATTTAAAAACCATCCGAAAAATCTATGAAGATTATTATGCGAAACAGTCTGGATTAAAGGAATATCAGCGGAAATCAAAGACCATCAAATATTTAATGGGCAGAGGCTTTGAATATGAGAAAATAAATGATATTTTTGATTAA
- the glyA gene encoding serine hydroxymethyltransferase: MDIIFDLIEKERQRQSHGLELIASENFVSENVMKAMGSVLTNKYAEGYPGKRYYGGCEVVDEVETLAIERAKELFGVDYVNVQPHSGSQANAAIYLAVLKPGDKIMGMDLSMGGHLTHGSAVNFSGIQYDVVSYGVQQETGLIDYDQMREVALRERPKMLIAGFSAYSRDLDYAKFREVADEIGATLWADIAHPAGLVAKGLLNNPFEHCHVVTTTTHKTLRGPRGGMIMMGKDFENTYGHKTPKGDIKMMSQVLDGAVFPGIQGGPLEHVIAGKAVAFGEALDTQFEVYAKQVKANAQALSKAMIDRGFDIVSGGTDNHLMLVDLRNKNVNGKETEKALVLADITCNKNMVPFDDKSPFTTSGIRFGTAAITTRGLKENDMDTIAGFVSDVVDNIKNEEVIASVRKNVNELMEGKALFNY; the protein is encoded by the coding sequence ATGGACATTATTTTCGACCTGATTGAAAAGGAAAGACAAAGACAATCTCATGGATTAGAGCTGATTGCGTCAGAAAACTTCGTTTCTGAAAACGTAATGAAGGCGATGGGAAGTGTACTGACAAACAAATATGCTGAAGGGTATCCCGGAAAAAGATATTACGGAGGTTGTGAAGTGGTAGATGAGGTTGAAACTTTAGCTATTGAGAGAGCAAAAGAACTTTTCGGAGTTGATTATGTCAATGTTCAGCCACATTCTGGTTCTCAGGCTAATGCGGCAATTTACCTGGCAGTTTTGAAACCTGGTGATAAAATCATGGGGATGGATCTTTCTATGGGAGGTCACCTTACGCACGGTTCTGCGGTTAATTTCTCCGGTATTCAGTATGATGTGGTTTCTTATGGCGTTCAGCAGGAAACAGGTCTTATTGATTACGATCAAATGAGAGAAGTAGCGTTGAGAGAAAGACCAAAAATGTTGATCGCTGGTTTCTCTGCCTATTCAAGAGATTTAGATTATGCTAAATTCAGAGAAGTTGCTGATGAAATCGGGGCTACACTATGGGCAGATATTGCTCATCCGGCTGGTTTGGTTGCAAAAGGTCTTTTAAATAATCCATTCGAACACTGTCACGTTGTAACGACTACCACTCATAAGACGTTGAGAGGTCCAAGAGGAGGGATGATCATGATGGGTAAAGATTTCGAAAATACATACGGTCATAAAACGCCAAAAGGTGATATCAAAATGATGAGCCAGGTTCTTGACGGAGCTGTTTTCCCAGGAATTCAGGGAGGTCCGCTAGAGCATGTAATTGCTGGTAAGGCGGTTGCTTTCGGTGAAGCGTTAGATACTCAGTTTGAGGTGTATGCTAAGCAAGTGAAGGCAAATGCTCAGGCATTGTCAAAAGCAATGATCGACAGAGGATTTGATATCGTAAGCGGAGGAACAGACAACCACTTAATGCTTGTTGACCTTAGAAATAAAAACGTAAACGGTAAAGAAACGGAGAAAGCTTTGGTTCTTGCAGATATTACGTGTAACAAAAACATGGTTCCGTTTGATGATAAGTCACCATTTACGACTTCTGGTATCAGATTCGGAACGGCTGCTATCACTACAAGAGGCTTGAAGGAAAATGATATGGATACCATCGCAGGATTTGTTTCTGATGTGGTTGATAATATCAAAAATGAAGAAGTTATTGCTTCTGTAAGAAAAAATGTTAATGAATTAATGGAAGGTAAGGCGTTATTCAATTACTAA
- a CDS encoding NAD(P)/FAD-dependent oxidoreductase: protein MENKDVIIIGGSYAGLSAAMALGRSLRNILIIDSGKPCNQQTPHSHNFITQDGKTPKEISDLAKEQVLKYETVTFHEGKVVKIGKNETDFMVETANGEKFNAKKIILASGVKDLMPDVPGFAECWGISVIHCPYCHGYEVKGKTTGIMANGDMAFDFTKLVFNLTKEVTLLTNGKSALNEEQTRKFNQRKIDIIEDEIAEIVHEKGQIQKLTLKNGKEFPLEALYAKIPFEQNINVDELGVELNEQGFIKIDMMMKTNVPGVFACGDNTTMMRSVANAAAQGNFAGVVVNKELSEEDF from the coding sequence ATGGAAAATAAAGACGTGATTATTATAGGAGGGAGCTACGCCGGATTATCTGCCGCAATGGCTTTGGGAAGATCGTTACGAAATATCTTAATCATAGACAGCGGAAAACCGTGTAATCAACAAACGCCGCATTCGCATAATTTTATTACCCAAGATGGTAAAACACCGAAAGAAATTTCAGATTTGGCAAAAGAACAGGTTCTGAAATATGAAACCGTAACATTTCATGAAGGAAAAGTCGTGAAAATAGGTAAGAATGAAACTGATTTTATGGTTGAAACGGCAAACGGAGAAAAATTTAATGCAAAAAAAATAATCCTGGCATCCGGAGTTAAGGATCTGATGCCTGATGTTCCCGGATTTGCTGAATGTTGGGGGATTTCTGTTATTCATTGTCCGTATTGTCATGGCTATGAAGTAAAAGGAAAAACGACCGGAATTATGGCTAACGGGGATATGGCTTTTGATTTTACGAAGCTTGTTTTTAATTTAACAAAAGAGGTCACTTTATTGACAAACGGAAAATCTGCTTTAAATGAAGAGCAAACAAGGAAATTCAATCAGCGTAAAATAGATATTATAGAAGATGAAATTGCTGAAATTGTTCATGAAAAGGGGCAAATTCAGAAATTGACTCTTAAAAACGGAAAAGAGTTTCCATTGGAAGCTTTGTATGCAAAAATTCCTTTCGAACAAAATATCAATGTTGATGAACTTGGAGTCGAACTGAATGAACAAGGTTTTATTAAAATTGATATGATGATGAAAACGAATGTTCCCGGAGTTTTTGCCTGTGGAGATAATACAACAATGATGAGGTCAGTGGCGAACGCGGCCGCCCAGGGTAATTTTGCGGGAGTGGTTGTGAATAAAGAGCTTTCGGAAGAAGATTTTTAA
- a CDS encoding Fur family transcriptional regulator, whose protein sequence is MAKRNTPTKQLILDSLKKSKSAVSQEILQKELGEAVDRATIYRVLNSFCDDGIVHKILGDDGKYYFAFCISCSEKKHHHNHFHFKCLNCGKIECLPNEVDVKLPEGYRSVNFNGFISGYCSECS, encoded by the coding sequence ATGGCAAAGAGAAATACCCCAACCAAACAATTGATTTTAGATTCCTTGAAAAAGTCTAAATCTGCGGTAAGTCAGGAAATTCTACAGAAAGAATTAGGTGAAGCAGTAGATCGCGCCACTATTTATCGGGTGCTTAATAGTTTTTGTGATGACGGAATTGTTCACAAAATTTTGGGAGACGACGGAAAGTATTATTTTGCCTTTTGTATCAGCTGTTCCGAGAAAAAACATCACCACAATCATTTTCATTTCAAATGCCTGAACTGCGGAAAAATTGAATGTTTACCCAATGAAGTTGACGTTAAATTACCGGAAGGTTACCGTTCGGTCAATTTTAACGGGTTTATTTCCGGATATTGTTCAGAATGTTCTTAA
- a CDS encoding ArnT family glycosyltransferase, whose translation MKKNYLILFLFVLAKFILQYSLIGSEYELHRDEYLHLDQANHLAWGYLSVPPVNSWLAFIVKILGNSVFWVKFFPALFGALTIVMVWKIVEELKGNLYAKVLASIGILLSVLLRINMLFQPTSLEILLWTMLYYVLIKYFSSEKVTWLYIAAIIFGIGLLNKYNIAFAVLGLVPGLLMTKQRKIFRQKHLYFALILTLLIVLPNVLWQYNNHFPVIKHMKELSERQLVNVDRFDFIKSQILFFTGILFAIIAGFYALLFYTPFEKFRFLFWSYVFTIGLFLFFKAKDYYAMGLYPAYIAIGAVFLAHLFEKGLMNKLARPISILIPVLFFLPLYQVAFPNKSPQYIIDHPENYRRFGLLRWEDGKEHSLPQDFADMRGWKELAEKVDREYEALGKSGNTIVICDNYGEAAAINYYSKKGIRAVSFNADYLNWFNLSVHYKNLIRVKENPEDELEQTGKIFQKSKIADFIADPYAREKGTVIFSFEGAKIDIRDRLKDEINEEGK comes from the coding sequence ATGAAAAAGAATTACCTTATCCTTTTTCTTTTTGTTCTCGCGAAATTTATTTTACAATATTCTTTGATCGGATCTGAATATGAATTGCATCGTGATGAATATTTGCATTTAGATCAGGCCAATCACTTAGCGTGGGGATATCTGTCGGTTCCGCCAGTGAATTCCTGGTTGGCTTTTATCGTGAAAATATTAGGTAATTCTGTGTTTTGGGTGAAATTTTTTCCTGCGTTATTCGGTGCTTTAACAATCGTTATGGTTTGGAAAATTGTCGAAGAATTGAAAGGTAATCTTTATGCTAAGGTTTTAGCTTCAATCGGAATTTTATTATCTGTTTTACTGCGTATCAATATGCTTTTTCAGCCTACGTCTCTGGAAATATTACTTTGGACGATGTTATATTATGTTTTAATTAAATATTTCAGTTCAGAAAAAGTAACATGGCTGTATATTGCCGCTATTATTTTCGGGATCGGACTCTTAAATAAATATAATATTGCTTTTGCAGTGCTGGGATTGGTTCCGGGTTTGCTAATGACAAAACAACGAAAAATATTTCGTCAAAAACATCTTTATTTTGCCTTAATTTTAACATTGTTGATTGTTTTACCTAATGTTTTATGGCAGTACAATAACCATTTTCCGGTTATAAAACACATGAAAGAATTATCGGAAAGACAATTGGTGAACGTGGATCGTTTTGATTTTATAAAATCTCAGATTCTGTTTTTTACCGGAATTCTTTTTGCGATCATTGCAGGATTTTATGCGTTGCTTTTTTATACGCCCTTCGAGAAATTCCGGTTTTTATTTTGGAGCTATGTTTTTACCATTGGGCTGTTCTTATTTTTCAAGGCTAAAGATTATTATGCCATGGGTTTGTATCCTGCGTATATCGCTATCGGAGCTGTTTTTCTGGCTCATCTTTTTGAAAAGGGATTGATGAATAAACTCGCACGACCAATAAGTATTTTGATTCCTGTTTTGTTTTTTTTACCTCTATATCAGGTTGCTTTTCCCAATAAAAGTCCTCAGTATATTATAGATCATCCTGAGAATTATAGGAGATTTGGGTTACTTCGGTGGGAAGACGGAAAAGAACATTCTTTGCCTCAGGATTTTGCGGATATGAGAGGTTGGAAAGAGTTGGCTGAAAAAGTGGATAGGGAATATGAAGCACTGGGGAAATCTGGAAATACCATTGTGATTTGTGACAATTACGGGGAGGCCGCAGCAATTAATTATTATTCTAAAAAAGGGATTCGTGCTGTATCTTTTAATGCTGATTATCTTAATTGGTTCAATTTATCAGTTCATTATAAAAATCTTATTCGTGTAAAAGAAAATCCTGAAGATGAACTTGAGCAAACTGGCAAAATCTTTCAGAAGTCCAAAATAGCAGATTTTATTGCGGACCCCTACGCCAGAGAAAAAGGTACCGTGATTTTCAGTTTTGAGGGGGCTAAAATAGATATTAGAGATAGGCTTAAGGATGAAATTAACGAAGAAGGAAAGTAA
- a CDS encoding efflux RND transporter periplasmic adaptor subunit, whose amino-acid sequence MKKKFTWKKAIYILLGLLFAVALFSGIGYLIKSNSKESEAFLTRKPTIQNMDDKVMATGKIVPKEEIEIKPNIAGIIDKILVDEGDKVVAGQLIATVRIVPNLADVNSAQQNVDNQQLQIANAKLNVENMRKQFEMQEKLYKQGVASKQEFLNSQQQLFSQQQSLKNAQQALVTAQKTLQIAKTGSTPELQGLATTQIRSKASGTVLEVPVKVGSQVIEANSFNAGTTICSIADLNSLIFQGEIDEAQAGKLKQGMDMSIVIGALQNKTFPGKLTMIAPKGKDTNGTIKFPVEGDVNNPNNEYIRAGFSANGEIVLSSQKNALLLDESLVQYEKKNGKDVPFVEAKQANGTFKKAYIKLGASDGINVQVLSGIDKNSEIKVWNPSDKDKEELKAKTKK is encoded by the coding sequence ATGAAAAAGAAATTCACTTGGAAAAAGGCCATTTATATTTTGTTGGGGCTTTTATTTGCAGTGGCATTGTTCTCGGGAATCGGGTATTTAATTAAGTCGAACTCCAAAGAGAGCGAAGCTTTCCTTACCAGAAAGCCGACCATTCAGAATATGGATGATAAGGTAATGGCGACAGGAAAAATTGTTCCGAAAGAAGAAATTGAAATTAAGCCCAATATCGCGGGAATTATTGATAAAATTTTGGTGGATGAAGGCGATAAAGTAGTAGCCGGACAGCTGATCGCAACCGTGAGAATTGTTCCGAATCTGGCGGATGTAAACAGTGCACAACAAAATGTGGATAACCAACAGCTTCAAATCGCGAATGCTAAACTGAATGTCGAAAACATGCGTAAGCAATTCGAAATGCAGGAAAAATTGTACAAACAAGGGGTTGCTTCAAAACAGGAGTTTTTAAATTCTCAGCAGCAGTTATTTTCTCAGCAGCAATCACTGAAAAATGCGCAACAGGCTTTGGTGACAGCTCAAAAAACATTGCAGATCGCAAAAACGGGTTCCACTCCGGAACTGCAAGGGTTGGCAACGACTCAGATCCGTTCAAAAGCTTCAGGAACAGTGCTTGAAGTTCCCGTAAAAGTAGGAAGTCAGGTAATTGAAGCCAACTCGTTTAATGCCGGAACAACCATTTGTTCTATTGCAGATTTAAATTCTCTGATTTTTCAGGGAGAAATCGATGAGGCACAGGCAGGTAAATTAAAACAAGGAATGGATATGAGCATTGTTATTGGTGCTCTTCAGAACAAAACATTCCCTGGAAAACTCACAATGATCGCTCCGAAAGGAAAAGATACGAACGGAACTATTAAATTCCCGGTGGAAGGTGATGTGAATAATCCGAATAATGAATATATCAGAGCCGGGTTCTCTGCAAACGGTGAGATTGTTTTAAGCTCTCAGAAAAATGCGTTGTTATTGGATGAATCATTGGTTCAGTATGAAAAGAAAAATGGGAAAGATGTTCCTTTTGTTGAGGCAAAGCAGGCCAACGGTACTTTCAAAAAAGCATATATTAAATTAGGTGCGAGCGACGGAATCAACGTTCAGGTTCTTTCAGGAATTGATAAAAATTCTGAAATCAAAGTATGGAATCCTTCTGATAAAGATAAAGAAGAACTGAAAGCAAAAACAAAAAAATAG
- a CDS encoding ABC transporter permease → MNIIFKKDTWQEIYYSLRNNKLRTFLTMIGVGWGMFLYVSLLGAAKGMENGFDKLFSGFATNSIFLWAQNTAIPYEGFPKGRDLHLNLPDIQMLKNKIPEIDYISPQNSRGSFTGTPGESMSRNGKNATYSLTGDYPVGNKISEKKLIFGRYINDADVSGNKNVAVIGEEIYKNFFDSKKNENPIGKSINIKGIFFNVIGVFRVKKGGGFENDRTAFIPLSTYTKMYNAGDQIDMFAIVSKPNANVNDVEEKVKQTLKSKNKVSPEDTNAFGSFNLGKEFKKLTGFLTGMQLLTIIVGTLTILAGVIAISNILLITVKERTKEIGIRRALGAKPSEVRNQILLESVVITLSSGILGFILGIFVLILLNMATQGQDSFPFYNPTVNYGNVFAAMSVMVFLGLIIGMIPAQRAVKIRPIEALRTE, encoded by the coding sequence GTGAATATCATATTTAAAAAAGATACGTGGCAGGAGATTTATTATTCGTTGAGGAATAATAAACTTCGAACCTTCCTTACCATGATTGGAGTGGGATGGGGTATGTTTTTGTATGTAAGTCTTTTGGGAGCAGCCAAAGGGATGGAGAATGGTTTTGATAAATTATTCTCGGGATTCGCCACGAATTCTATTTTTCTCTGGGCGCAAAATACGGCGATTCCTTACGAAGGTTTTCCAAAAGGAAGAGATCTGCATCTTAATTTGCCCGACATTCAGATGTTGAAAAATAAAATCCCGGAGATCGATTATATTTCACCTCAGAATTCTCGTGGAAGTTTCACAGGAACACCTGGAGAATCAATGTCAAGAAACGGTAAAAATGCCACTTATTCTTTAACGGGAGATTATCCTGTAGGAAATAAAATTTCTGAAAAGAAGCTGATTTTCGGAAGATATATTAATGATGCCGATGTTTCAGGCAATAAAAATGTGGCTGTAATTGGTGAAGAGATTTATAAAAACTTCTTCGATTCCAAGAAGAATGAAAATCCGATTGGGAAATCAATTAATATCAAAGGGATTTTCTTTAATGTAATCGGTGTATTCAGAGTAAAAAAAGGGGGTGGTTTTGAAAATGACCGAACCGCTTTTATCCCACTTTCTACCTATACGAAAATGTATAATGCGGGAGATCAGATCGACATGTTTGCCATCGTCAGTAAGCCCAATGCCAACGTGAATGATGTGGAAGAAAAAGTGAAGCAGACTTTAAAGTCAAAAAATAAAGTTTCTCCTGAGGACACTAATGCTTTCGGAAGCTTCAACTTAGGAAAAGAGTTTAAAAAACTGACTGGTTTCCTTACCGGAATGCAGTTGTTAACCATTATCGTGGGAACATTAACGATTTTGGCGGGGGTAATTGCCATTTCCAACATTCTTTTGATTACGGTCAAAGAAAGAACTAAAGAAATTGGGATTAGAAGAGCCTTGGGAGCAAAACCTTCGGAAGTCAGAAACCAGATTTTGCTGGAAAGTGTGGTGATTACGCTTTCCTCAGGAATATTAGGATTTATCTTGGGGATTTTTGTACTTATTCTTTTAAATATGGCTACCCAGGGGCAGGATTCGTTTCCGTTCTATAATCCGACGGTAAATTATGGAAACGTATTCGCAGCTATGTCGGTAATGGTATTTTTAGGATTGATCATCGGAATGATTCCGGCACAAAGAGCTGTGAAAATCCGCCCAATCGAAGCATTAAGAACAGAGTAA
- a CDS encoding ABC transporter permease, with amino-acid sequence MFDLDRWQEIFSSIRSNVLRTVLSGFTVALGLFIFIVLFGIGKGLQNAFTDGFARDAQNLISIFTGKTTIAYGGLQSDRVVTMNNDDYDFLINTDKEKVGQATPRYQSSLLVKYGKESGTYSVNGSEPGEKYIENRKILEGRYLTPTDLERKQNVAVIGRMVQRDLIKNGSPVGKDLNINGTMFKVVGVFSDDGGDWDERHITVPITTLQQMKKGSDTVSTVYIAYNEKLSPQEAVKYGDELKDKLKARKSVSPDDENGVRVWNNAKNMEDTFMFMAVLTAIVAFIGMGTLLAGIIGISNIMVYIVKERTKEIGVRKAIGAKPGSIVGLIVQESVVITVVSGFVGVGVGVLALSLIGDRLEEFFIKNPSVGWGTIFAAFIALVFSGLIAGFVPAYRASKIKPIEALRTE; translated from the coding sequence ATGTTTGACCTAGATCGTTGGCAGGAAATATTCAGTTCTATTCGCAGTAATGTATTGCGGACGGTACTTTCAGGATTTACCGTGGCTTTGGGATTATTTATTTTTATTGTTCTCTTCGGAATCGGAAAGGGGCTTCAAAATGCTTTTACAGATGGTTTTGCAAGAGATGCTCAAAACCTGATCTCCATCTTTACGGGGAAAACTACCATTGCCTATGGAGGGCTGCAGTCTGACAGGGTAGTAACGATGAATAATGATGATTATGATTTTCTGATCAATACTGATAAAGAAAAGGTAGGACAGGCTACCCCGAGATATCAGTCGAGTTTACTGGTAAAATACGGAAAGGAAAGTGGTACCTATTCTGTGAACGGATCTGAACCGGGTGAGAAGTACATTGAAAACAGAAAAATACTCGAAGGAAGATATCTTACACCAACCGACTTGGAAAGAAAGCAGAATGTAGCGGTGATCGGGAGAATGGTTCAGCGGGATTTAATTAAAAACGGCAGTCCGGTCGGGAAAGATTTAAATATTAACGGAACCATGTTTAAAGTCGTTGGTGTATTTTCTGACGATGGGGGAGACTGGGATGAAAGACATATCACTGTTCCCATTACTACTTTGCAGCAGATGAAAAAGGGGTCTGATACGGTGAGTACAGTGTATATTGCTTATAATGAAAAGCTGAGCCCTCAGGAAGCTGTAAAATATGGGGATGAGCTTAAAGATAAATTAAAAGCCAGAAAAAGTGTTTCTCCGGACGATGAAAACGGTGTTCGTGTCTGGAATAACGCTAAAAATATGGAAGATACTTTCATGTTTATGGCGGTACTTACGGCAATCGTGGCCTTTATTGGAATGGGGACCTTGCTGGCAGGAATTATCGGGATCAGTAATATCATGGTTTATATTGTAAAAGAAAGAACCAAGGAGATTGGAGTTAGAAAGGCGATTGGAGCCAAGCCGGGAAGTATTGTGGGCCTCATTGTTCAGGAAAGTGTTGTAATTACAGTAGTCTCAGGATTTGTAGGGGTTGGTGTGGGTGTTTTGGCTTTAAGCTTAATAGGTGACAGGCTTGAAGAGTTCTTTATCAAAAATCCGAGTGTGGGTTGGGGAACCATCTTCGCGGCATTCATTGCACTGGTATTTTCAGGGTTAATTGCAGGATTTGTTCCGGCCTACCGGGCATCGAAAATTAAACCTATTGAAGCATTGAGAACGGAATAA
- a CDS encoding four helix bundle protein encodes MFLNLNHYHLDVYKSARELRNECYKNLSKLPEVERFNLTDQIRRASTSVVLNITEGCSRKSEVERKRYFEMARGSVIELDSCFDIVIECNYIERENLNKVGNLIKTTFILLSGMLK; translated from the coding sequence ATGTTTTTAAATCTGAACCATTATCATTTAGATGTTTATAAATCGGCAAGAGAATTAAGAAATGAATGTTATAAAAACTTGTCAAAACTTCCGGAGGTTGAAAGATTTAATTTAACGGATCAAATAAGGAGAGCATCCACTTCTGTGGTATTAAATATTACTGAAGGTTGTTCCAGAAAGTCTGAAGTGGAAAGAAAAAGATATTTTGAAATGGCAAGAGGTTCTGTGATTGAGTTAGATTCATGTTTTGATATCGTTATTGAATGTAATTATATTGAAAGAGAGAATTTAAATAAAGTTGGGAATTTAATAAAAACCACCTTTATCTTGTTAAGTGGAATGTTAAAGTAA
- a CDS encoding ABC transporter ATP-binding protein, translating into MLLIQDLHKSYDTGKSKLHVLKGINLNISEGEFVSIMGSSGSGKSTLLNIIGILDEKDSGTYELDGVPIEHLSEVKAAEYRSQFLGFIFQSFNLIGYKTALDNVALPLYYQNVSRKERNQKAMEYLEKVGLAQWATHLPNELSGGQKQRVAIARALITNPKVVLADEPTGALDSKTTHDIMKLLQEINNEGKTIIVVTHEPDVAAQTKRNVVLRDGIIESDEFIKQIVL; encoded by the coding sequence ATGTTATTAATTCAGGATTTACATAAATCATACGATACAGGAAAAAGTAAGCTGCACGTTCTCAAGGGTATTAATCTTAATATTTCTGAAGGCGAGTTTGTTTCTATTATGGGAAGTTCGGGGTCGGGTAAGTCGACACTTCTGAATATCATCGGAATTCTCGACGAGAAAGATTCCGGGACTTATGAGCTGGATGGAGTACCGATTGAACATTTATCAGAAGTAAAAGCGGCAGAATACAGGAGTCAATTTTTAGGGTTTATTTTCCAGTCGTTTAACCTGATCGGATATAAGACGGCATTGGACAATGTAGCGCTTCCTTTATATTATCAGAATGTTTCCCGAAAAGAACGTAACCAAAAAGCGATGGAATATCTTGAAAAAGTAGGTCTTGCGCAATGGGCAACCCACCTTCCGAACGAACTTTCGGGAGGTCAAAAACAAAGAGTAGCGATTGCGAGAGCGCTCATTACCAACCCTAAAGTTGTTTTAGCAGATGAACCTACCGGGGCGTTGGATTCTAAAACGACGCATGACATCATGAAGCTTCTTCAGGAGATTAATAATGAAGGAAAAACAATTATTGTCGTTACTCACGAGCCGGATGTTGCCGCACAAACGAAACGAAATGTTGTTCTTCGTGACGGCATCATCGAAAGTGATGAGTTTATCAAGCAGATTGTCTTGTAA